TAGAGAACTTGAGGCTTGGTAGCCTCCTGTTGTTGGTGGCATGGAGGCTTCTTagagcacaggcagcagaggCTGTGGACATTTGGAGTAGGTAGATTAGGAGAACATTGGAGGTGAAGTAGAATGAACACGTTTGGAGTACACAGAGTAGTGGAGGAGGCATACTGCTAACAATGAGGGAAGGTTTGTAACAGGGCAAAAGAGTGCAGTGTTGCTTAAGCAATCCCCCCAGGGGCACACTTTGGCCCCCATCCAGGGACATGATTAAGTGGTTAAGTAAATGGCTTCTGTTCTTAGATTGAACAGGTTAGGTTGCAtttccttctagaaccttcctCCCCCTGAAAGTTGAGGAAAAGACCATAATCCCCCTTGAAAGGGGCCCATCCCAAGGCCCCTCTGGATGTCTCAGGTTTGCTTTAATCTATTTGTATAGGAGGGCCTGGCAGGGTGGGGACACATCTCTGGGATGGATGAAGTCAACCATGTTTTCATAGAGGAAACCCACTTCCACCCATGTTTGAAGTTGCCAGTTTTTTATGACCCCTTTTCCCGCCCTTCAAGACCCTCCACATATCTTAGCTCTTTAGATGTTGAAATCTTTGTCTCCTCCTACTGAGACTATTCATTTGCAATGAAGATAAAAACTCAGGGGAGCCTAGGGACTTACCCAGTATCTGCAGTTGGACCAAGATGCAGCCTGAGCCAGCTCTTTTGGCCTCCTTTCTACTGCTGCTGCCCCTGGTGCttccaggacagcctcaggtACAGGCAAAGGGTGAAGGTATCatgtaggagagagagagttctgtgtTTTGGGTTGGCCTCTTTTTCCATTCTCATTTTGTTCAAGAATTTCTTGGTCCCTGGCAAGAGTGAAGATAGAGAAAACTGGAGGAGGAGAAATGAAGGATGGGACACCATTTTGCTGATTGTCCTTTGGGTAGTATGGGCATAGgatgagaggggagaaagagagagaaagagaaatacagagggagagagagagagagagagagagagagagagagagagagagagagagagagagagacagactgtgGACTGTACATCCTGCTGTTACAAGTCTTTGTTTTCAACCAAACACAGGGCATACTCTTcctgtgataaagatgctggtaagcccaAGGCATTATAGATTAAGTGGCTTTATTTTAGTTCCTGCCTAAATCTAAATACTATTGAGAGTGAGTTTTAGGCTGAAGACATAGCCAGAGTAAGCTATGGGTATCAGACAGAGCTCAAAAAGATATGGGGAAGGTAAAGATTCTCAGAGAAGTACAGGGACTATTTGTAAATCCCAGCTGGTACCATGGGGCATATTCTAAAATTTAGTAAGGCATTTTTAAGCAAGTGCTGGCTTATTCAGCTtcaaaacaaaatggagaaagaatTAATGAATTATAATAACACATCTAAGTGATTCTAAGCAGGCAGGCACTCACTGTCTTAAGTGCTCTACCTGTCTATcgtatccatctgtctgtctgtctctatatctctatctatctatctatctatctatctatctatctatctatctatcatccatccatcaatctatcaatctacctacctacctattttaaagtaaaacaatagGGAAAATGCCACAATTTCTATCACTATCCACGTTAAGGTCCTGGGATACAGAGAGATTACATATGCAATGTTGagaaaaaataggaaatataGCTCTAGAATCAGTAGATTTGAACTGGATGTGAGCCAGTCATGTTATGCAAGGGTAAGAATAATTCAGTTTATGTGTCTCTTAGCCATAGAGTCGCTGCCCTCTTGCTCTGGTTCACTGAGACAAGGGAGCTCCCTCCTGCCCTCACCTTCTTGGTTATGCTGACCCACCCCATCATAGTTAAGAGCTGCGTAGTTGCCTTTGATGTAAGAGCACAAGACCTGGAATAAATGCCAAACTTTGAAGAAGCTCTCAGCCTTGTCAGTTATTAATTATGTGATTTTGTAAGATTCTTTTAATCTCAGACCCTTGTGATTTTTCAACTGTAATTCATGGATCACCACTCACCTTATGCTATGTTCTTGTGAGTGATAGATCTGGATCCAGACACGGATTCCTCCTGCTGCTTCCCTTAATGATTAGAACTCTCTCCACCTGCTTTCTTCAGGAGAGGCTGAGGTTGTGGAGGTCTGCCAAATCCCAAGAGTGGGGTCTTTGTCAAGAACTGAAGTTCCTTAAGCCTGCCTCAGGGCTTTTCTGAAGGCCAGAAAGCATTGCCTTCTGCCACAGATAAAGGAAATCTTGGCAATCAGCTATGTGGAGTGTAGTTATACCCATTCAGTTCATGATACAGGGTGAGAGTGGTCAAATAATGAAAGCTAGAAGGGGACTGAAACTTCAATTCTGGCAAATTAAAAGTAGCTCAAACTCCCAACAGAGAAACCTCTAGGCAGTCAGTAAGATCCCCACATGCAATGTGTTCTCCATCATCCCAGAGTGGGGCTGGCCTCTTTTCCTGCCTCCCTTTTGCAAACAGCATATGGTGATCCAGTGTGCTTCACTGCCCTCAGTGTGCCTATGACCCTGCTTTTGCAGCTGGTGAGAAGTGCATTGAACTCCGTGGATGAGAGTGGCACTTTCCAGTGTGTGGTTCATCTGCCCAACAACTCTATCTTCctgcagcagctggagcagctACAGAGCACATTACAGGATCTCATTGGCAAGTATGAACAACAGCTGTCCAGGGTGAGTGCTGGAGCTTTGTGCTAGAGTGGAGGCAGTAGGTTTGTAAGCGCATCCTTTACTGGCTTCAGTTTAGGAACGAGTCTATGGCAATGATCCCTGTCTTTGAGATCAATTCTTAGGATCAAAGGGAAATTTGGAACTATTCTTATGGTCTTCAATAGCAATAACAGTAAAGCATGGCTTGTAGATGTTTACAGGAGCTTCTTACATTAATAGATAAAATAGTGGTTGTAGATCCATTGAAAAACAAGAGTGtgaaagacagacacatatataGTCTAATCAAAGGATTGAAAGCAGGATGATCAATGTGGAAGAGCAGAGATTTGTGTTAGGGAACTGAAAAAGAAGTGTGGAAGAGTTGATCTGGTAAGCTTGGCACTGAGCCTATAATAAGGGCAAGTGAGCAAAACTATTATATGCATGGTCCAGGGTGGCTAATGGTTTAGCAAACCTTACTTGCTGAGCTCCCAGGGAAGCTTAATGATATATGGCCAGACTGGAAGCTGGTATTGTTTATACTTTTACTCATCTAACTAGTCTTAAGGGATGGCTCTAAAGGTTCTATGAATGATGTAAGTGGATTTTTTTTGCCTTTAGAAAAACAAGGACCTGAATGTCCTCAGGTAAGAAATAGGGGATAATACTATTGTTAAATAAAGATATAGACATAAGGTGGATATGAATGGATGAGAAGAGTCAGGCTCCTTGACATTTAGAGGAACTATAAACCTATCCTCTCATGACCAGGCCAAAGAGTATGCTTATACCACTGAAGATCAAGACAGCCAGACTCTAGAACTGAGTCCCATGCTGGAGTCCAAGAATCCCGGTGTCACTATGTCCCAGTATGACAACCCATCCTTCAACCTGCTACGTCTGGAGCTGGAGGGAGCACAGGAGTTGGCAGCCCAGCTTCAGGCCAAGGCAGGTGTCAGTGGGGCCACAGAGCTCCTCCAACAGCTCCAGAACCAGGTATGTAGATAGATTAAAGAGCCCTCCCTTACTCTCACAGGCTTTTGTCTTACCTGGTTAGATATCATATTTGACGCTTTCCGAAACCTCTTTCTGGAGAAGCCTccgaatgtaaaaaaaaaaatgtcaatgtgaGTTGAGCTTGAGGACACCCTGTGATCCACATTCCTGGGATCTCATTCCCCCAGGTCACTAATGCCAGTCTGACCCTGAAGCTCCTGGCTGACTCTGACTACCAAAGCTTCCGTACTCTCCAAGAAGAGGTAGACATCCTTGAGGGCCGACTAAGTGAGTGCGAGAGGGAGAAGGAACAAGAACAGTCTTCCAGCTACTCTGGACCGCCCCTGGCTCCCGGTGAGTTCACAGACTGAATTTCCCAAGACTTTGTTTCTCCATTGACTGGGCCAAATGCATGATTGCTATAATAGATTGAGGGACTAATGGGGGCCAGTAAAGATCTTAATAAAGAGTAAGTCTTCAGTTTCCTGATTATACAAAGATTGGTTTCTCATGGACATACCCACATATGCAGTCATTCATACTTCTCATACCCAGGCACATGCACTCATCCCTATCCATGCAAAATCATTCTATTTATATGATTATGTATACACTTGCATGAGCATGCTCTCTAGCATGCATGTGCTAATTATACTTCATACTCTGCTTTCTCTAGGTTATATACATTGTACTTAGCTCATATCTTGCCCACTCACCCCTGTAGGTTCCTGCACTCATGGAGGCCTACAGAAAGTGAGCAGACCCCTTGTGCTGAAGCTCAACTGGAGGGGTTTATCATACAAGGCAGGTGCCTGGGGCCGAGACTCAGCGCCCAATCCAACTTCTTCCCTTTACTGGGTGTCTCCTCTGCGTGCTGATGGCAGGTGAGTCCTAGAGGCAAATTTTCTGTGCCTGGGTCCATTCCATATGCACTTTAACTTGGCCCCAACTGGTTTCCGAGTAGCCCTAGCActgattcttttctttgttttatgtttgctGCCGGGCCGGCCAGTGTAGCCTAGACTTGGCAGATGGCCACCCGGTACTTCCTATGGGACATGTATGACCCATACTGCTCTGCAGTTCTTAATTTTATCATGAACCAAAGTCTTATCCCAACTCAAAGACAAACTCTTCTATATCTCAGCTTTAGAATCCTAATTTTTCTGCTTAGAGCTTCAGATAATGATCCTGGTCAACCTTAAGACCTGCAGTAAAGCTTATACCAAGGACGGTTTTTAATATTGTAATTATGATAAATGACTTCAGATGGATGAaccactcttttttaaaattaatttattcattttatatcccaactgcagcttttccttcctcctcctctcccactccctcGCCCTCCCCTGCATACCCCCCTCATCAATCCAACTCTTCTGTGTTGCTAAtaaagaggcaggcctcccatgggcatcagtaaagcatggcatatcaagctgccataagacaaagcacctccccctgtattcaggctgggcaaagCAATCCAACATGAAGAATAGGTTTCCAAAGCCAGACAAAGCACCAGGGATagccctgctcccattgccaggagtccacaaatagaccaagttaCATAACcatcacatatatgtagaaggcttaggtcagtcccatgcaggctccttggttgttggttcagactctgtgagtttccatgagccaggctagccctttctgtgggttttgctctgactctctgacccctctggctcctacaatccttcctccctctcctcagcagaaCCTTGCAAGTTTTGGCCTCTAATCTCTGaacctgcctccatcagtcactgtatGAAAGTGGATGAACCACTCTTAACCGTATATAACATAAGGATAATTAGATATattataaaacttcatgaaattaCATGAAATAGTATGAGTTACTACAGTAGGCACTGATAAGTGTTTGTAAATGAATGGCTAGATGAGTCAATGAACAGGTGTGTGAGCCCTTCAatagaccagcctggccaggAAGGTGGGTACAACTTACTCTGGTTAAAGTCAGTGAATGTGGAAGTGTGATGTGGACCTAACTGAGCAGCAAGTCATGGGAGAGAGGAATAAATGTGGGTGGAACCAGCCATTAAAGAGCCTCACTTGAAGCTTATCTGAAAGGTGAATATTAATCATAATAATACTCACCAGCTCCTATTGTGTATCCCATAAGACACACCAGCAAGCCTTTACTCTAGCTACTCTCAAGATGCTAACTGGTAGTTTAGAACTTACTGCCCAATGTTAAGACATTAGAATGTTTATAACAAGAATGATTTTATTGGAAGCTCCTTGAACCTAACTCTAGAACCATAGTCTACTACAGGGCACTTGCGTCTCGCTGGCACATGGAATGTAGTGCAGCCTTGCTACAGGGGGTGTACATAAAGAATAATCAGCTACACTTTGTTGATTGCTCTTTACGATCAACACTGTACtaaattattggtgaaattattaaggccactccacgtagttaaaagggaggtttattttgaggggtaacttacaagtgaatggatagtttacagagtctgtgAAAGACGTGTAACaatctggcggtgttctctggagaactctgctcagtctatcTCCAGTGTCtggggtccaggaaccaagagagctggcacatctggatctcaggtcttcagggtctcTCTCGGCCctaccttgtaggcgtgacagttaccgaagcctcaatgggggttggaacttccagatcagagctggaatggctacccactacactaaatttattattttcatcatcTAGGTCAGTTTTCACAATCAATTAAGTATATCCTTTTGTTATTCCTGTCAGAGTTCACTTATaagctctgtgactttgaggaaAGAACCTAAACTTTCTGAGACCTAGCCCTCTAATCTTTGAGAGTAAAATTAGCCTTATATTATGTTTTCAGTATAATTTAATGAGAATGTGCATTTACTTGACAAGCAGACACCGTAgctattgctttttaaaatggttACTTATTTTGGCATAGTATATAGTAAGTAAAAGATGAACTAAAAATACCAGTTGACACCAAAGTCCCTGCTCTTAATTGGCATGTGAGGCTtcccagttttattttgtttgtgtatgtgagaaTTTCACATACAAgtacaatgtattttcatcatgtACATCCTTCAATCCCTGACTCACCTCTAATTCTTCCTGTGTGTCCCCATATCTCCCTTTAAAATTTATGTCCTCTTCTTctgtaattacacacacacacacacacacacacacacacacacacacacacacacacccaaacacacagagTGTATTGAGTCCAATAGTGTTtcccatatgtacatgtgtataggaCTAACTACTTGGGCATGGGCAATCTGTTAGGGAGTTTGCCCCTGAGGAAAACAGACTCCTTCCCTCCACAGTTGTAAAGTGCCTATAACTCTCCACCTAGGGCTAAGACCTCATAAACCTTTCCCACATCTATGCTGAGGTGTTCACTGGTCTATTGCAGGTCTTATGTAGGTGACCATATTATTGTGAATTCATGGGTGAAACattcctgtcatgtccagaagacatagCAGTAATCCTGGTCCTTTGGCTGTTATACTTAATCTTTCCACCCCTGCTTCTGCTGTGTACCCTGGACTTGATGGTAGGGGTTGTGTTATGGATGTCCCATTTGGGCATGAGAGGCTGAtcattttcatagtttttttacTACTCTGGTTACTGCTGTCACTGAATGGTTctgatgtgggggtggggcttggccTAGGTACTTTGACTACTACAGGCTGCACAGGTCCTATGATGACCTGTTGCTGCTGAAGCACTACGAGCAGTGGAAGATGGGCTATGGTGACGGCAGCGGCAATACCGTGTACAAGAACTTCATGTACTTTAACTACTATGGCACAAGAGACATGGCCAAGGTGGACCTTTCTTCCAACACCCTAGTGCTTCGACGTCCATTGCCTGGTGCCACCTACAACAACCGCTTCTCGTATGCTAGTGTGCCTTGGACTACCTTCGATTTTGCTGGTGACGAGAAGGGGCTGTGGGT
The sequence above is drawn from the Peromyscus leucopus breed LL Stock chromosome 1, UCI_PerLeu_2.1, whole genome shotgun sequence genome and encodes:
- the LOC114686905 gene encoding olfactomedin-4-like, producing MQPEPALLASFLLLLPLVLPGQPQLVRSALNSVDESGTFQCVVHLPNNSIFLQQLEQLQSTLQDLIGKYEQQLSRAKEYAYTTEDQDSQTLELSPMLESKNPGVTMSQYDNPSFNLLRLELEGAQELAAQLQAKAGVSGATELLQQLQNQVTNASLTLKLLADSDYQSFRTLQEEVDILEGRLSECEREKEQEQSSSYSGPPLAPGSCTHGGLQKVSRPLVLKLNWRGLSYKAGAWGRDSAPNPTSSLYWVSPLRADGRYFDYYRLHRSYDDLLLLKHYEQWKMGYGDGSGNTVYKNFMYFNYYGTRDMAKVDLSSNTLVLRRPLPGATYNNRFSYASVPWTTFDFAGDEKGLWVLYATEESKGNLVISRLNDSTLEVEQTWYTSQYKPALSGAFMACGVLYALRSLSTRQEEIFYAYDTTTSQEHHLSILLDKMLETLHGINYCPWDHKLYVYNDGFLINYDLTFLTLKEKLPSSPIRRPPGASAPSKPIKFNQPSGPGDSD